The Novosphingobium kaempferiae genome includes a window with the following:
- a CDS encoding sugar phosphate isomerase/epimerase family protein, producing MSATSRFALSLHQLTALDASPARLVELAGAEGCDHVCLFTFVPEAARGRYPLVSAADVPDLSARMADAGVSLCNLEVFPLDGSEDFDAFARALETGAKLGATKATAHVHEVSGIAEAVDRFGAFCDLAAGYGIVPGLEFMGFSAIADIGAAAAVVRGAGKGNITCDALHLIRNGGSVADVAAHADIIGYAQLCDGPLFRPREEWWAEAVRARELPGSGDFPLVEIVRALRDGTVIEVEVPRADDAKAGMTAAERVSRAVAATRSVLDRAG from the coding sequence ATGAGCGCGACAAGCCGATTTGCCCTGTCGCTGCACCAGCTTACCGCGCTGGATGCCAGCCCCGCGCGCCTCGTCGAACTGGCGGGAGCGGAGGGCTGTGATCACGTCTGCCTGTTCACTTTCGTGCCCGAGGCCGCGCGTGGGCGCTACCCTCTGGTCAGCGCCGCCGATGTGCCCGATCTTTCCGCGCGCATGGCCGATGCCGGAGTCTCGCTGTGCAACCTCGAAGTCTTCCCGCTCGACGGCAGCGAGGATTTCGACGCCTTCGCCCGCGCGCTGGAAACCGGCGCAAAGCTGGGGGCGACCAAGGCCACCGCGCATGTCCATGAGGTGTCCGGGATTGCCGAGGCGGTGGATCGCTTCGGTGCGTTCTGCGATCTTGCGGCAGGCTACGGCATCGTCCCGGGGCTGGAGTTCATGGGCTTCTCCGCCATCGCCGACATCGGCGCGGCGGCCGCCGTGGTGCGCGGTGCGGGCAAGGGGAACATTACCTGTGACGCGCTCCACCTGATCCGCAACGGCGGCTCGGTGGCGGACGTAGCGGCCCATGCCGATATCATCGGTTACGCCCAGCTATGCGATGGCCCGCTGTTCCGCCCGCGCGAGGAGTGGTGGGCCGAAGCGGTCCGAGCCCGCGAACTGCCGGGCTCCGGCGACTTCCCGCTGGTCGAGATCGTGCGCGCCTTGCGCGACGGCACCGTGATCGAGGTGGAAGTCCCTCGCGCTGATGACGCCAAGGCCGGGATGACTGCCGCCGAGCGGGTCAGCCGCGCCGTTGCTGCGACCCGCTCTGTGCTGGATCGGGCAGGATGA
- a CDS encoding TetR/AcrR family transcriptional regulator, translating into MAKSTEAEPLAWRRRKDYRPQEILAAARQLIEEEGAKATSMAKIAKLAGVSEATVYKYYDNKQELVNQVLADWATPFVERLTGELRNIDDLRSQLTLIAVRFMRSMEETPKLHRVFYQELRWQDYRGTALHKLNHLFAKSVVDAVQQAKDAGKARADVDPVMIRDMMFGGLEHVAMRTSFIGRPLDIDAEAKRYVDVLLSGVLSDPGEPKGPSEIDRLAGLVARMEAVLDTSSRT; encoded by the coding sequence ATGGCGAAGAGCACCGAGGCAGAGCCGCTCGCCTGGCGGCGTCGCAAGGACTACCGCCCGCAGGAAATCCTCGCCGCCGCGCGCCAGCTTATCGAGGAGGAAGGCGCGAAGGCCACCTCCATGGCGAAGATCGCCAAGCTGGCGGGCGTGTCCGAGGCCACGGTCTACAAATACTACGACAACAAGCAGGAGCTTGTGAACCAGGTTCTTGCCGATTGGGCGACGCCCTTCGTCGAGCGGCTCACGGGCGAGTTGCGCAACATCGACGACCTGCGCTCGCAGCTGACGCTGATCGCCGTGCGCTTCATGCGGTCCATGGAGGAGACGCCCAAGCTGCACCGCGTGTTCTACCAGGAACTGCGCTGGCAGGACTATCGCGGCACCGCGCTGCACAAGCTGAACCACCTGTTCGCGAAAAGCGTGGTGGATGCCGTCCAGCAGGCCAAGGACGCGGGCAAGGCGCGGGCCGATGTGGACCCCGTGATGATCCGCGACATGATGTTCGGTGGGCTGGAGCACGTCGCTATGCGCACCAGCTTCATCGGCCGCCCGCTCGACATCGACGCGGAAGCCAAGCGCTACGTGGACGTGCTGCTCTCGGGCGTGCTGTCGGATCCGGGGGAGCCCAAGGGGCCGTCCGAGATCGACCGGCTGGCGGGGCTCGTCGCGCGGATGGAGGCGGTGCTGGATACGTCGTCCCGGACTTGA